One Hordeum vulgare subsp. vulgare chromosome 4H, MorexV3_pseudomolecules_assembly, whole genome shotgun sequence DNA window includes the following coding sequences:
- the LOC123451027 gene encoding denticleless protein homolog isoform X2 translates to MAMRRPPSFFGGLRARELSGGRAPARASAARLPYLSDLSSDPGGRGCGVISVEHSGVVAIPFAVSFCKAPQISRLLAVADEDGYVALYDTRRRLPSRSSSTEKSAETRLSDWVAHNNAIFDVCWIKEGSQLLTASGDQTVKIWSVENKKCLGVLSGHTGSVKSLSCHSSNPDLIVSGSRDGSFALWDLRCDPKTPNGHGEACLISSAVVKEAHSPTRRNRTRSRAKGASTSITSVLYLKDDISIATSGAADNIVKFWDTRNLKAPVSNKTSQSTAQPSEGVTHGISSLSQDSYGAYIAASCMDHRIYLYSTLHMDKGPIKTYTGSKIESFFVKSAISPDGTHILGGSSDGNVYLWQVDQPESGPIVLKGHGGEVTSVDWCALEVGKVASSSDDATVRVWNTKKIDCTNISSPTVIRKRVTAPIIDCPRSASHERTTASRDVAACTSAGSELPGSHSPLRPRVLEFGTPESVKKRAFSLFQEEALDTRNSPGAQMSSPSSVLNPPPSLKRKTIRDYFGSSTS, encoded by the exons ATGGCGATGCGGCGGCCGCCGTCCTTCTTCGGCGGCCTCCGGGCGCGGGAGCTCAGCGGCGGCAGGGCCCCCGCGCGCGCCTCCGCGGCGCGGCTCCCCTACCTCTCCGACCTCTCCTCCGACCCCGGCGGCCGCGGCTGCGGCGTCATCTCCGTCGAGCACTCCGGCGTCGTCGCCATCCCCTTCGCCGTCTCCTTCTGCAAG GCCCCGCAGATCTCTCGCCTTCTGGCGGTCGCCGACGAGGACGGCTATGTCGCCCTTTACGacacccgccgccgcctcccgtccAGATCCTCGTCCACCGAGAAGTCAG CTGAAACGAGGCTGTCCGATTGGGTTGCCCACAACAATGCCATCTTTGACGTGTGCTGGATCAAG GAGGGATCCCAATTACTGACAGCATCAGGCGACCAGACT GTAAAGATATGGAGCGTGGAGAATAAGAAATGCCTTGGCGTTCTGTCAGGGCACACTGGAAGTGTCAAGTCACTGTCATGCCATTCTTCAAATCCTG ATCTGATTGTTTCCGGTTCTAGAGATGGTTCTTTTGCACTTTGGGATCTAAGATGTGACCCCAAAACCCCAAATGGTCATGGTGAAGCATGCCTCAT atcttctgctgttgtcaaagaAGCACACAGTCCCACCCGAAGGAATCGGACAAGGTCTCGAGCAAAG GGAGCTTCGACGAGCATCACATCAGTTCTTTATCTGAAAGATGATATCTCCATTGCTACTTCTGGTGCCGCAGACAA CATTGTGAAATTCTGGGATACACGGAACCTTAAAGCGCCTGTCTCCAACAAAACCTCTCAATCAACAGCACAACCTTCT GAGGGGGTGACACATGGGATCTCGTCCTTGTCTCAAGACTCATATGGTGCTTATATTGCCGCGTCATGCATGGATCACAG GATCTATCTGTATAGTACTCTCCACATGGACAAGGGTCCAATAAAGACTTACACGGGAAGCAAAATTGAGTCTTTCTTTGTCAAG TCTGCTATTAGTCCTGATGGGACTCATATTTTAGGTGGTTCAAGCGATGGCAATGTTTACTTGTGGCAG GTGGATCAACCTGAAAGTGGCCCTATAGTTCTGAAAGGCCATGGGGGTGAAGTCACTTCAGTTGACTG GTGTGCTTTGGAGGTTGGAAAGGTAGCATCATCATCTGATGATGCCACG GTTCGTGTATGGAACACCAAGAAAATAGACTGCACCAACATAAGCTCCCCGACAGTCATCCGTAAGAGGGTAACTGCGCCAATCATTGACTGCCCAAGATCGGCTAGCCATGAGCGAACGACTGCTTCAAGAGATGTAGCAGCCTGCACCAGTGCTGGCAGTGAATTGCCAGGTTCACACTCCCCTCTCCGGCCCAGAGTACTGGAGTTTGGCACGCCTGAGTCTGTGAAAAAGAGAGCCTTTTCATTATTCCAGGAGGAGGCCCTGGATACTAGGAACAGCCCAGGAGCTCAAATGAGCAGCCCCTCCTCGGTCCTGAACCCACCGCCTTCGCTGAAAAGGAAGACTATCCGGGACTACTTTGGCAGTAGCACATCTTGA
- the LOC123451027 gene encoding denticleless protein homolog isoform X1, with translation MAMRRPPSFFGGLRARELSGGRAPARASAARLPYLSDLSSDPGGRGCGVISVEHSGVVAIPFAVSFCKAPQISRLLAVADEDGYVALYDTRRRLPSRSSSTEKSAETRLSDWVAHNNAIFDVCWIKEGSQLLTASGDQTVKIWSVENKKCLGVLSGHTGSVKSLSCHSSNPDLIVSGSRDGSFALWDLRCDPKTPNGHGEACLISSAVVKEAHSPTRRNRTRSRAKGASTSITSVLYLKDDISIATSGAADNIVKFWDTRNLKAPVSNKTSQSTAQPSKEGVTHGISSLSQDSYGAYIAASCMDHRIYLYSTLHMDKGPIKTYTGSKIESFFVKSAISPDGTHILGGSSDGNVYLWQVDQPESGPIVLKGHGGEVTSVDWCALEVGKVASSSDDATVRVWNTKKIDCTNISSPTVIRKRVTAPIIDCPRSASHERTTASRDVAACTSAGSELPGSHSPLRPRVLEFGTPESVKKRAFSLFQEEALDTRNSPGAQMSSPSSVLNPPPSLKRKTIRDYFGSSTS, from the exons ATGGCGATGCGGCGGCCGCCGTCCTTCTTCGGCGGCCTCCGGGCGCGGGAGCTCAGCGGCGGCAGGGCCCCCGCGCGCGCCTCCGCGGCGCGGCTCCCCTACCTCTCCGACCTCTCCTCCGACCCCGGCGGCCGCGGCTGCGGCGTCATCTCCGTCGAGCACTCCGGCGTCGTCGCCATCCCCTTCGCCGTCTCCTTCTGCAAG GCCCCGCAGATCTCTCGCCTTCTGGCGGTCGCCGACGAGGACGGCTATGTCGCCCTTTACGacacccgccgccgcctcccgtccAGATCCTCGTCCACCGAGAAGTCAG CTGAAACGAGGCTGTCCGATTGGGTTGCCCACAACAATGCCATCTTTGACGTGTGCTGGATCAAG GAGGGATCCCAATTACTGACAGCATCAGGCGACCAGACT GTAAAGATATGGAGCGTGGAGAATAAGAAATGCCTTGGCGTTCTGTCAGGGCACACTGGAAGTGTCAAGTCACTGTCATGCCATTCTTCAAATCCTG ATCTGATTGTTTCCGGTTCTAGAGATGGTTCTTTTGCACTTTGGGATCTAAGATGTGACCCCAAAACCCCAAATGGTCATGGTGAAGCATGCCTCAT atcttctgctgttgtcaaagaAGCACACAGTCCCACCCGAAGGAATCGGACAAGGTCTCGAGCAAAG GGAGCTTCGACGAGCATCACATCAGTTCTTTATCTGAAAGATGATATCTCCATTGCTACTTCTGGTGCCGCAGACAA CATTGTGAAATTCTGGGATACACGGAACCTTAAAGCGCCTGTCTCCAACAAAACCTCTCAATCAACAGCACAACCTTCT AAGGAGGGGGTGACACATGGGATCTCGTCCTTGTCTCAAGACTCATATGGTGCTTATATTGCCGCGTCATGCATGGATCACAG GATCTATCTGTATAGTACTCTCCACATGGACAAGGGTCCAATAAAGACTTACACGGGAAGCAAAATTGAGTCTTTCTTTGTCAAG TCTGCTATTAGTCCTGATGGGACTCATATTTTAGGTGGTTCAAGCGATGGCAATGTTTACTTGTGGCAG GTGGATCAACCTGAAAGTGGCCCTATAGTTCTGAAAGGCCATGGGGGTGAAGTCACTTCAGTTGACTG GTGTGCTTTGGAGGTTGGAAAGGTAGCATCATCATCTGATGATGCCACG GTTCGTGTATGGAACACCAAGAAAATAGACTGCACCAACATAAGCTCCCCGACAGTCATCCGTAAGAGGGTAACTGCGCCAATCATTGACTGCCCAAGATCGGCTAGCCATGAGCGAACGACTGCTTCAAGAGATGTAGCAGCCTGCACCAGTGCTGGCAGTGAATTGCCAGGTTCACACTCCCCTCTCCGGCCCAGAGTACTGGAGTTTGGCACGCCTGAGTCTGTGAAAAAGAGAGCCTTTTCATTATTCCAGGAGGAGGCCCTGGATACTAGGAACAGCCCAGGAGCTCAAATGAGCAGCCCCTCCTCGGTCCTGAACCCACCGCCTTCGCTGAAAAGGAAGACTATCCGGGACTACTTTGGCAGTAGCACATCTTGA